The sequence below is a genomic window from Halosolutus gelatinilyticus.
GAGCGTCAGGTCGTCGTCCGGAAACGCCTCGATCGCCTCCCGCCCGACCCGGCCCGACGCACCGGTGATCGCGATGTCGGTCATACGGGACGGACGCCGACCGGCGTGAAATAGGTCGGGCCGGCGCGTTCTGGCACGGATTGGATCCGATCCCTACGGTTCGACGACGAGCTTCCCGACGCTCTCGCGCTCTCGCATCGCCGCGAACGCGTTCCCGGTCTCCGCCAGGGGGTATGTCTCGTCGATCGCCGGGTCGAGGTCGCCGGCGGCGACGAGGTCGACGAGTCGCCGGAGGTCGTCCTGGGTCCCCATCGTCGAGCCGACGATCCGCTTGTGTCCCAGGAACAGATCCGGGACGTCGATCGACGACGCGTTCCCCGCGGTTCGCCCGCAGACGACCATCGTCCCGCCGCGGCGCAGCGCGTCCTGACCGAGGGCGGTGTACTCGCCGCCGAGGTGATTGATCACGGCATCGGCCGGGCCAAGGTCCGCGAGGCTATCGCGGATCTCGTCGGGATCGGTCGACTGGATCCCGTGATCGAGTCCGAGATCGCGGACCCGATCGAGTTTCGCCGCCGACGAGGAGGTGCCGACGGTTCGGGCGCCGACGATCGACGCGAGCTGGACGGTCGCGACGCCGACGCCACCGGTCGCGCCCGGGACGAAGACGAGATCGCCGGCGCCGACGTCAGCCCGCCGGAGCATGTGGAAGGCGGTCAGATACGCCGTCGGAAGCGCTGCCGCGGCGGTCGCGGAGACGCCCGCCGGGCGTTCGAGGAGGCGATCGGCCCGGACGGTCGCGGCCTCGGCGAGGCCGCCGTGGTACAGCGAGAACTCCTCGCACAGGTTCTCCGGGCCCTCCCTGCAGAACCGGCACGTTCCGCAGGTCTCGTTCGGGCAGAGGACGACCTCGTCCCCGGGGTCGATTTCCGAGACGTCGTCGCCGACCTCGCGGACGACGCCGGCGACGTCCAGCCCCGTGACGAACGGCAGGTCGGCGGCGTCGACCATCGCGGAGTCGCCCTCGAGGATCCACAGGTCGTGGCGGTTGATCGCGCAGGCTTCGACGTCGACGACGGCCTCGCCGGGACCGGGGTCGGGGGCCGGCCGATCGATCACGCTGACTCCGTCCGGGCCGATCAACTCGGTGAAGGCTGCGGCGCGCATCGAGTTCCGAGTCGGCCGCGACGGCAAAGACCCTAGGGGAGGCGGCACTCGCCGTCGCACCGGCTCTCGTCTCGCATCGATCGCCGTTACCGCGCATCGATGCTCGGTATGATCGTTCCTCGTTTTGCTGTGGTCGCGCGTACGCGAGGAAGTCGCCGAACTCGTCGAACCGATCGCGCCGCGTGATCGGCCGTCGTCGAACGCGTCGGTTCCGGCGGCCGACGTCCTACTCCGGATTCGGCGACGGAAGCGCGCGAAGGCGTCGTGGCGGAACGAAGTAGTTCGCCCTATTGCGCACCGTCATGTACTGGAGGATGCCGTTGTTCGTCCGGGCGCCGACGGCCCCGTCGGTGAGATCGCTGCCGGTCATCGCCTCGCGCGTCGCGACGAAGTCGGCGATCGATCGCTGGTGGGCGAGAAAGTGCAGGCCGGCCTGATCGTCGTCGGTCGAGTTGAAGTCCCGCCGGAGGATGATGGGATCGCCGTCCTCGCGGGCGCGGCCGGCCTTCTGGGCGTGGCCGACGATGCCGCTCGTTCGGGCGTCCTCTTCGGCCCGATCGATGCAGTCCTCGACGCCGCTGGCGTTCCCGAGGTTGTGACCGGCGCCCTCGACGCGATTCTCCGCGGCGTGGGCCGGGCAGAACATTTTGGCCACGCGCTGCTCGCGGCTGTCCTGTTCGTACCACTGGTCTAAGTGCAGGTGGATCTTCGAGAGGTGGGTCGTCGTCCCGCCCGCGAACGGGCCGTCCTCGATCGTGACGCGGTCCTCGCTGGCCTGGTTGCGCTTGAAGCCGGACTTGAACCCCATGAACAGCGGCGCGTCCTCGGGGACGGGTTCGGAGTTCGGAATCCCCCGGATGCCCTCCTGGTTCTTCGCCGGGAGGCCGTCGCCGATAAAGCCCGTCCGGCGGTCGGCGACCTCGAAAACGTCCTCGAACGTTCCCTCGACCCCGATGCCGTTCACCTCGTCGAGCTCGCCGGTCAGCGCCTCCTCCGCGCTCAGGACGACGTGGCCGCGGTCGCTGGCGAGGTGGACGAGCGCGTCGAACCCGTCGAGCTCCGGGTCCTCGATCGGCGTCAGGGCTTCCGGTT
It includes:
- a CDS encoding alcohol dehydrogenase catalytic domain-containing protein, which gives rise to MRAAAFTELIGPDGVSVIDRPAPDPGPGEAVVDVEACAINRHDLWILEGDSAMVDAADLPFVTGLDVAGVVREVGDDVSEIDPGDEVVLCPNETCGTCRFCREGPENLCEEFSLYHGGLAEAATVRADRLLERPAGVSATAAAALPTAYLTAFHMLRRADVGAGDLVFVPGATGGVGVATVQLASIVGARTVGTSSSAAKLDRVRDLGLDHGIQSTDPDEIRDSLADLGPADAVINHLGGEYTALGQDALRRGGTMVVCGRTAGNASSIDVPDLFLGHKRIVGSTMGTQDDLRRLVDLVAAGDLDPAIDETYPLAETGNAFAAMRERESVGKLVVEP
- a CDS encoding DUF7405 family protein, translating into MTGSGSPPGVARGLSRRAFVRTAVAIGGASALAACMGREDADVPQADLAPEERPDRQHAWNEYLAADDHGNVTPPEHHLLLGLEYVGDGPSGEERTRLEDALASVERAYRYGNDGLVLTIGYGPAYFDRFDDALPESVDLPEPEALTPIEDPELDGFDALVHLASDRGHVVLSAEEALTGELDEVNGIGVEGTFEDVFEVADRRTGFIGDGLPAKNQEGIRGIPNSEPVPEDAPLFMGFKSGFKRNQASEDRVTIEDGPFAGGTTTHLSKIHLHLDQWYEQDSREQRVAKMFCPAHAAENRVEGAGHNLGNASGVEDCIDRAEEDARTSGIVGHAQKAGRAREDGDPIILRRDFNSTDDDQAGLHFLAHQRSIADFVATREAMTGSDLTDGAVGARTNNGILQYMTVRNRANYFVPPRRLRALPSPNPE